CCAGCGCGTCGATAAATTTTCGGAATAGACGATTTCACCACAAAAACGCGGAAATCGACAGCCCACGTTTGGGGTAAAGTGTTGGAATCTTGGCGCTTGCAAGCAGCACGGCGCGCGTTCGCAGTGTTCGAGATGACGCGCCTTGTTATTCCGAGCCAGAAGTGCCTTTGGGCCTTCACAATAGGTTGATTCGTCTATGCCTACGGTTGCCGAGTTTGCTGCGTACCTCGACCGGTTTGCCCCGTGTGGCACGGCCGCAGATTGGGACAACGTCGGGCTGCTGTTGGGCGACCCGAGTTCGGCCGTTCAGCGCGTGATGACGTGTCTCACGCTCACGCCCGACGTGGCCGAAGAAGCCGTCCGCGAGGGCGCGAACCTGATCGTTTCGCACCACCCGGTGTTGTTCCGCGGCGCGAAGAAGCTCACCACGGCCACGCCCGACGGTCAGGTCGTGGTGCCACTACTGCGCGCGGGTATCGCGGTGTATTCGCCGCACACCGCGTTCGATAACTGTGCGGGCGGAATCAATGACGGGCTGTGTCAAAGGCTCGGTGTTGTGAACGCGGTTCCGCTGCGCCCGCGCGAGGCCCGGCGCCAGTGCAAGCTCGTCGTCTTCGTGCCGGACGCCGATTTGTCGAAGGTTTCGGACGCACTCTTCACGGCCGGTGCGGGCGTCATCGGGCAGTACAACGAGTGCAGCTTCCGGCTCGCGGGCACCGGTACCTTTTTCGGGACCGACTCGACCAATCCGACCGTCGGGCAGAAGGACCGGCGCGAGGACGTGAGTGAGTGGCGCTTGGAAGTGGTTGTGCCGGAATCGCTCGTTTCGGGCACGATCGCGGCCATGCGCGAGGCCCACAGCTACGAAGAACCGGCGTTCGACGTGTACCCGCTGAAACCGAGCACCAGCGGCGGCGAGGGGCGCATCGGCGAGTTGGAGCAGCCGACAACTCTGGGCGAACTCGCGAAGCACGCGAAGACCTCGCTGAAAGCGTCCGTGTTGCAGGTGGTGGGCGATGTGAACCGCACGGTGCGAACGGTCGCACTCGCGTGCGGGGCCGCGGGGGAGTTTCTATCCGACGCGATCAAACGGAAGGCGGACGTGTTTCTTACGGGAGAAGTGCGGTTCCACGACGCGCTGACCGCACGCGGGGCGAACGTCGCGCTCATTCTTCCCGGGCACTACGCGACCGAGCGCCCGGCCGTCGAAGACCTGGCCGCAAAACTCGCTTCCGACTGGGCCGGAGTTATGGTGTGGGCGAGCCGGGACGAGCGCGACCCACTACAAATCGCGGAATTCGGAGCGCGGAACGCGGAGTGAAGAAAACCATGTGCCCCGATCGTTTGCTGACTTTCGCTCTGCAAATTCCGCGTTCCGCGCTCCGAATTCCGCGCTCTACACAGTTGACTTCAGTCGCGCGCGACGTTATCACCCCGCGACCACGCAAGGAAGCAGTGGGGGGATCAGAATGAGTCTGCGGCGCGTATTAATGGCGGTGACGCTGGTGTGCGGCTTGTGCGTGTGGGGGTTCGCGCGCTCGAGTGTGGAACCGGCGTCCGCGCAGGGGGCCAACTCGGTCCCG
The Gemmata palustris DNA segment above includes these coding regions:
- a CDS encoding Nif3-like dinuclear metal center hexameric protein; the protein is MPTVAEFAAYLDRFAPCGTAADWDNVGLLLGDPSSAVQRVMTCLTLTPDVAEEAVREGANLIVSHHPVLFRGAKKLTTATPDGQVVVPLLRAGIAVYSPHTAFDNCAGGINDGLCQRLGVVNAVPLRPREARRQCKLVVFVPDADLSKVSDALFTAGAGVIGQYNECSFRLAGTGTFFGTDSTNPTVGQKDRREDVSEWRLEVVVPESLVSGTIAAMREAHSYEEPAFDVYPLKPSTSGGEGRIGELEQPTTLGELAKHAKTSLKASVLQVVGDVNRTVRTVALACGAAGEFLSDAIKRKADVFLTGEVRFHDALTARGANVALILPGHYATERPAVEDLAAKLASDWAGVMVWASRDERDPLQIAEFGARNAE